ATTCCACCCGTCAGAATAACAAATGTCATACCAAAGGCAATCAGCGCATTAATCGAGACTTGACGCAATAAATTCAAGATATTAAGCGGTTCCAAGAAACTTGGATTCAACACCGATACGATGAGAATAAGAATGATTAAACCAAGCAGCGGTCCCAATTTTTGTATCACGTTTGAGAAACGGAAGCCGCTTTTAGCCGTTTTGTTTTCCTGCATTGTTGTCATATCACTGTCCCCCTGTGGCCAATGTCATAATGTGTTCTTGTGTTGCTACGTCCCTTGCAACCTCGCCACTAATGTGTCCTTCATGCACAACCGCGATCCGGTCGCTCATGCCAAGCACTTCAGGTAGCTCCGACGATACCATGATGATTGCAACGCCACGGTCTGTCAGTTCATTCATCAATTCATAGATTTCGCGCTTCGCTCCGACATCCACTCCGCGCGTGGGTTCATCCAGGATAAGTACGCTTGGTCCGATCCCAACCCATTTCGCGATAACCACCTTCTGCTGGTTACCCCCCGATAGATTTCTTGCCGCCGTCTCGGAGGATTGTGTTTTGATCTGTAGACGTTTGATCAGTGTATCTACGAAGTCTTGTTCTTTCGAAGCTGAGATGAAACCTTTGCTTGAGAAACTGAACAGATTTGGCAACGCCATATTCTCGCGAATAGAGAAGTCTAATACCAGCCCTTCATCCTTGCGGTCTTCTGTAATAAACCCGATTCCATGTTTCACTGCATCTGCCGGTTTACGAATGTTCGCTTTTTTGCCGCGAATGAAGATTTCACCGCTATCCAACGTATCCAAACCAAAGATGGTTCTCATGATCTCTGTTCGCCCAGAACCCATGAGTCCTGAGAAACCGAGTATTTCCCCCGCTCTCACGGTGAAGTTAATATTCTCAAATAGACCTTTGCTGCTTGCATTCCTTACTTCGAGGACAACTTCACCATAAGAAGGATTCCGGACAGGATAACGCTCGGTAAGTTCACGACCTACCATTTTCCGAACCACATCATCAAAGCTTGTCTGCGGAATAGCTTGCGTGTCCACCGTTCTTCCGTCACGCATGATGGTAATCCGGTCACAGATCGTGAATATCTCCTCCATTCGGTGAGAAATATACACGATGGATACGCCTTCCTTCTTCAGCGAGCTGATTACACCAAACAGCTTCTGGATCTCGCGCTCTGTAAGTGCTGCTGTTGGCTCGTCCATTATGATGACCTTGGCATCTGTCATTAGCGCTTTGGCAATTTCAATCATCTGTTGCTGCCCGACAGAGCACTCTCCCGCAGGACGTTCCAGTGGTATGTCTACGGAAAGCTTGGCGAACTGTTCTTTGGCAAGCGCTCTCATTTGTCTTGTATTAAGCAACCCGATGGATGATGTCAGTTCCTTACCAATAAATAGATTATCCAGCACCGTCATTTCAGGCCATACATTCAGCTCCTGATGGATAAAGGTGATACCCAGTTTCTCTGCTTCTTTCGGACTTGCAAAATAGTTTTCTTCTCCGTCTATGGTAATGGTTCCCTGATCACGCTGATGAAGACCAATCAGAATATTCATCAGTGTGGATTTGCCGGCTCCATTCTCCCCCATCAGGGCATGAACTTCACCATCCTTTAGTTCAAAATCCACTCCGCTCAGCACCTGATTCGTTCCAAACGCTTTATGAATGTCTTGCATCTGAATGTGCATTACGCAACCTCCTTTTAACCGAAATGGACTCCCGATTGTAAAATGCAATTGGCATAGGGTGTGGCTTCACCTGTGCGGATGACCGCTTTCACCTGCCGGGTTAATGCTTTGAATTGTTCGTGGCTGACGGAAGCATCGATTGCTTCTACTCCGAATTTCTCTGTAATGAATTGCATGGCTACAGGATTGCCTTCGCGAATCTCTTCAGCCACAATGACTTTCTCAATGATCATATCTTCAGTGATCGCTTCCACCACTTCGCGAAAACTTGGTGTTCCCAGTTTGAGGGCCAGGTCAATTTTGAGTACCCCGTCCGGTACCGGCAGACCTGCATCCGCGATCGCAATCATGTCCGTATGGCCCAGATCAGACAGAATCTTGGAAATGTGACTATTCAACATGCCATTTCTTTTCATTACAAACTCTCCTCTACTTCATCACGCGTTGGCATGCCGCCCTGCGCTCCGAACTTGGTGACGGACAACGATGCAGCCCGATTGGCGAAGCGTATACTCTCTTGCAACGCTTTTCCTTCAGCCAAAGCAACTGCAAATGCGGCGTTGAACGTATCCCCTGCCCCAGTAGTATCGATAGCCTCAACTTTATAAGTTGGGACTAGAATTTCCTCAGCGCCATCAAAGTAACGTACACCTTTACTGCCCTCCGTGATGAACAATTTGTTAGGATACTGACGTAATGCCTGTGCCGGACTCATACCCTGAAACAAAATCTCGGCTTCATGCTCGTTCGGCGTGATATATGCGGCATTGTCGATCACTTCTTGCGGCAATGTTCTCGCCGGAGCGGGATTAAGCAGCAGCGGTGTTCCGAATTCTGCACACAATGTACTCACATGCACAACCGTTTCCTCCGGAATTTCCTGCTGAATTAATACGATATCTGCATCGCGGATCACTTCAGCTGCTTCATCGACATATGCAGGAGTAACTTCCCGATTCGCCGCTTCAACCACTACGATACTATTATCACCTTCTGCCAGAATGATATGAGCCGTTCCACTTTCCAAATGTGTAACCGGTTTCACATTTTGCGTATTTACAGCATTTGTTCTAAAGTTCTCTAAAATATCTTTGCCAAAGGCATCGTCGCCTACCCGGCCGATCATCGCAACCTCGGCACCCAATCGTGCAGCAGCAACAGCCTGATTGGCTCCCTTGCCGCCAGGAACCGTTTTGAAGCTATCGCCAAGAACGGTTTCACCCGCCCCCGGCCGTCTTGACGAAGTAACAACCAGATCCATCGAACTGCTTCCAATTACACATATTTTAGCCATCTGATCTCACCTTTCTCGTAGTGCCCCGTTCGATGAAACTTACGGGCAACTGTATGTTTTTATTCTCTATTGCAGCTTGTTCCACAAGCTGGATAAGTAATCCCGCCGCTTCTCTTCCCATCTCGTATGCTGGCTGATGAATGGTGGACAATGCCGGCGATAACAGGCTGCTCATCGGAATATCATCGAAACCAATCACTTGTACGTCATCAGGAACCTTTCTTCCGATCCGTGATGCCTCATGTAGTACTGCCATGGCTGCGATGTCATTGCTGGCAATGATGCCGTCTGTGTCCGCATACTTTCTGAATAATTCTTCAGCCCATACCCCTGCCTCGTTAATTGAAAATGAGGTCGTCTGGATTACCCGGTAGTCTAACCCAGCATCACGGATGATTTCAATCGCCCCTTCAAAACGATCCTGAGCGGGTCTGATCTGTGAAGGTCCCTGCATAACTGTAATCCGGCGACTGCCGCGTTTGATAATCTCCCTTGCAGCTAGTCTTCCACCTTCCCTGCCGTCCGCATACACGGATGGACGATCCAGTGAGGTTCTGTCCAGAAACACCACGGGAATCTTCAGTTTTTCATATATTGAAGAATGAGGGTAGTTCGTTGAAGAGATCACACCGACCACGTTGTTCTGGATAAACGTCTGGATGTAATCCTGCTCCTTCCGTTCATCCTCATCACTATTTCCAAATATCAGTCTGTAATCCTGCTCCTGCATCCGGTCCTCTACGCCGCGGGCCAACTGCGGGAAGTAAGGGTTGGCAATATCCGGCAACAACAGGCCAATCAGTTTGGACTTGCGCTTATATAATGAGCGGGCCACTTCATTTGGCGAAAAATTAAGCGCCTTCACAGCATCTTCCACTTTCTTGCGTGTGTCGGCATGAACATAACCTCTATCATTAATGACTCTGGATACGGTGGCAACAGATACGCCAGCCAGTTGAGCTACGTCTTTAATTGTTGTCATAAGTTGCTCTCCTCTATGTGTAACCGGTTACAGACATTAAATTATCATATTATTTTTAATTTGACAAGTGGTTTCATTCTGGAAATTTCTCCAAGTATACATAAATGTGCACTGGAATCCATCTATATCATGGTTTTCACCTGTCAGGGAGATCGATACTTCATAGACGTAAAGAAGCCATCACTCGATTAAAACTCAGAGTGATGGCACCCAGATCAACATAAAAATCAGCAATCTCGCTGGATTTAATTAGCCTTTAATTTAAATTAGGAGTAACATTTTCGAAGAAATCAGTTCCAAGCGTTTATTTTATAACTCCCCATAAACTTCATCTGTAACAGGTTCCAACCATTCCGGTGTACCTGCAGTGATTGCAATGTGTTCAAACCAACTATCTTTAGCGGCCCCATGCCAGTGTTTCACACCATCATGAGTCACAATAACATCGCCGGCTTTGAGGAATTGAGCAGGCTTTCCTTCTTCCTGATACCAACCTTCCCCACCAGTCACTAACAACAGCTGAAATCCACCGCGATGGATATGCCAGTTATTTCTGCATCCCGGTTCAAACGTTACATTCCCAACACCCACATTCACTTTGGGATCAGCAACCAAGGATTGGAGATAACTTTGCCCTATGAAATATTGCGAAAATGCTTCGTTTTTTTCTCCTACCGGGAATATCCCTCCATCTTTAACTTCTTCATGTTTAGCCATTTTATTTCCTCCAATGTGATCTTATTGATTAATCCGTCCTGCTCCTATGTTGACCTAAATATGATTACACACATACGTGCGATATCGCACATTGGTGTATAATATAAAATAATTGCACTGCCTCTGCAAGGATCAAATGGACCCGATCTGTGCCTTATGGCGCAAAGGAACAACATTTGTGCAACTACTCTCTGGAAAGAATGGTGATTACTATCGTTTCTATCACAGATCGAAGAATACTTAAGTCTCAGGAAGCGATCAAATCCGCTTTTATCAAACTCATGAACGAGAAACCTTTTGATACCATTACAATGCAAGATATCTCTGATCATGCAAATGTCGGCCGCAGAACGATATACCATCACTATTCGGACAAATTTGACTTGCTGGATAAATTAATCGAAGAACATATCGATGAACTAAGGAAATTGTGCAAGGAAGCATCCGATCTTGATTTTATAGAAAGCAATGTGCTGTGGTTCGATTATTTTGAAGTTCACTATTCATTCTTCTCGGCTATGTTACTGAGTAAAGGAGCCCCTTTTTTCCGCAATCGCTTCCTGGCACTTGTCATTGAAGAACTGGAAGATGAGGTGAATGTAACGGAGGGAAAAAATAAAGGACTAACGAAAGAAGTTATTCTCACGTTCTTTGGTACAGCAATCGTTGGCATCGTGGAATCCTATTTCACGAATGGATTACCCCGTCAACCTCACATTGTCGCAGAACAAGTTGGGATTTTATTAGAAAGGAATCTATAACAAAGACCCCTCTTGAACCGTTCCTTCTTTATAATCTTACCAATTGAAGAGCGGTTCATTAATTATCATTACAAACATTAGCGATATGTGATATGGTCAGTGAGGATATTAATAGATTCATACATACATATGTACATGAAATGTGAGGAGAAGATCGAAAGTGATAGAGAGAAATACCCTTGAGAAACCGAGTAAATTTAGTGATCCCATTTTTGTCATGCTCGTGGCAAGCCTGTGTTGCTTGTTATGGGGAAGTGCGTACCCATCCATCAAACTTGGATATATCGCGTTTAACATTCTGCCGGAAGATATTGCTTCCAAGTATGTATTTGCAGGATATCGATTTACACTGGCGGGCTTGCTGCTCTTGCTCCTGTCTCGTATCGTTAGAAAAGAGAAGCTCCAATTGTCCAGACCTCAGTGGACAGGCCTCATCATGTTAGGTATATTACAAACCAGTTTGCAATATATGTTTTTCTACGTTGGCGTAGCCAATACAACGGGTGTCAAAGGCTCCATTATGAACGCAACTACGACCTTTTTCAGTGTTGTTCTGGCCCATTTCATCTATAAAAACGACAAATTAAGCAGAAATAAAATTGTTGGCTGCTTGCTCGGATTTGTTGGTGTAATCATCGTAAACTTCCATACGGATCTGCTTGCTTTTTCCTTTTCATTCACAGGCGAAGGGTTCGTTATTATAGCAGCACTTGTTTTTTCCGTTACGGCCCTTTACGCAAAACGTCTCACCGCTACGATCGATGTTCTGATCATAACAGGTGTCAGCTTATTCGTTGGGGGACTGGTGCTTACGCTGTTAGGTCTATTGCTCGGCGGTCGGGTTACTCATTTCACCTTGGAATCCACCAGTAACTTGATCTACCTGGCCTTGCTGTCATCCGTCGCATTTTGTTTGTGGAATATGCTTCTCAAGTACAACAAGGTCGGAAGAGTGTCTGTCTATAACTTCCTAATCCCTGTGTTTGGAGCTTTATTATCAGCGTTATTCCTGGGGGGGAAACGATTCTTGAACTGAAAAATCTGGCTGCATTACTGTTCGTGTCGGTTGGCATTTACTTAGTCAATCGTGTGCGTTCTGTGCAAAGCTCTAATAACACTTCAATGAAATAGACTACGCGTCCCACTTTCATGGATAACAAAAAAAGCCGCTAATCAGCGGTTTTTTTTTGTAAATGTGATTAAGCTATGCTTTCATTTCTTTACGATGCTACACCTTAATATATACTCGTAAAGTCAATCAAGTCCTCTTCTTCCTCATAGTTGAATACAATTGCGTGATTACCTAATTGGTATACCATCTCATAACCACCAACGACTTCATTGTAGTATTCTGAGGAGGGTTTCCCCATCCATATTTTCACATTCCATGGTGAAAGATTCTGCTTTTCATTGTACAAATCAAAAACGGCAATACGTGATTTGTTGGTAAGCTCGTGCATGTATGAATCAAACCCGACACCGAATTTAGAATAATAATAATACGCTCCCCATTCCTCGTTTGAACGAGAGGTTGGTTTCCCAAGTTTTTTTTGAGCAT
The nucleotide sequence above comes from Paenibacillus sp. W2I17. Encoded proteins:
- a CDS encoding sugar ABC transporter ATP-binding protein; protein product: MHIQMQDIHKAFGTNQVLSGVDFELKDGEVHALMGENGAGKSTLMNILIGLHQRDQGTITIDGEENYFASPKEAEKLGITFIHQELNVWPEMTVLDNLFIGKELTSSIGLLNTRQMRALAKEQFAKLSVDIPLERPAGECSVGQQQMIEIAKALMTDAKVIIMDEPTAALTEREIQKLFGVISSLKKEGVSIVYISHRMEEIFTICDRITIMRDGRTVDTQAIPQTSFDDVVRKMVGRELTERYPVRNPSYGEVVLEVRNASSKGLFENINFTVRAGEILGFSGLMGSGRTEIMRTIFGLDTLDSGEIFIRGKKANIRKPADAVKHGIGFITEDRKDEGLVLDFSIRENMALPNLFSFSSKGFISASKEQDFVDTLIKRLQIKTQSSETAARNLSGGNQQKVVIAKWVGIGPSVLILDEPTRGVDVGAKREIYELMNELTDRGVAIIMVSSELPEVLGMSDRIAVVHEGHISGEVARDVATQEHIMTLATGGQ
- the rbsD gene encoding D-ribose pyranase, with the translated sequence MKRNGMLNSHISKILSDLGHTDMIAIADAGLPVPDGVLKIDLALKLGTPSFREVVEAITEDMIIEKVIVAEEIREGNPVAMQFITEKFGVEAIDASVSHEQFKALTRQVKAVIRTGEATPYANCILQSGVHFG
- the rbsK gene encoding ribokinase, which translates into the protein MAKICVIGSSSMDLVVTSSRRPGAGETVLGDSFKTVPGGKGANQAVAAARLGAEVAMIGRVGDDAFGKDILENFRTNAVNTQNVKPVTHLESGTAHIILAEGDNSIVVVEAANREVTPAYVDEAAEVIRDADIVLIQQEIPEETVVHVSTLCAEFGTPLLLNPAPARTLPQEVIDNAAYITPNEHEAEILFQGMSPAQALRQYPNKLFITEGSKGVRYFDGAEEILVPTYKVEAIDTTGAGDTFNAAFAVALAEGKALQESIRFANRAASLSVTKFGAQGGMPTRDEVEESL
- a CDS encoding LacI family DNA-binding transcriptional regulator, which produces MTTIKDVAQLAGVSVATVSRVINDRGYVHADTRKKVEDAVKALNFSPNEVARSLYKRKSKLIGLLLPDIANPYFPQLARGVEDRMQEQDYRLIFGNSDEDERKEQDYIQTFIQNNVVGVISSTNYPHSSIYEKLKIPVVFLDRTSLDRPSVYADGREGGRLAAREIIKRGSRRITVMQGPSQIRPAQDRFEGAIEIIRDAGLDYRVIQTTSFSINEAGVWAEELFRKYADTDGIIASNDIAAMAVLHEASRIGRKVPDDVQVIGFDDIPMSSLLSPALSTIHQPAYEMGREAAGLLIQLVEQAAIENKNIQLPVSFIERGTTRKVRSDG
- a CDS encoding cupin domain-containing protein; translation: MAKHEEVKDGGIFPVGEKNEAFSQYFIGQSYLQSLVADPKVNVGVGNVTFEPGCRNNWHIHRGGFQLLLVTGGEGWYQEEGKPAQFLKAGDVIVTHDGVKHWHGAAKDSWFEHIAITAGTPEWLEPVTDEVYGEL
- a CDS encoding TetR/AcrR family transcriptional regulator; this translates as MVITIVSITDRRILKSQEAIKSAFIKLMNEKPFDTITMQDISDHANVGRRTIYHHYSDKFDLLDKLIEEHIDELRKLCKEASDLDFIESNVLWFDYFEVHYSFFSAMLLSKGAPFFRNRFLALVIEELEDEVNVTEGKNKGLTKEVILTFFGTAIVGIVESYFTNGLPRQPHIVAEQVGILLERNL
- a CDS encoding DMT family transporter; its protein translation is MIERNTLEKPSKFSDPIFVMLVASLCCLLWGSAYPSIKLGYIAFNILPEDIASKYVFAGYRFTLAGLLLLLLSRIVRKEKLQLSRPQWTGLIMLGILQTSLQYMFFYVGVANTTGVKGSIMNATTTFFSVVLAHFIYKNDKLSRNKIVGCLLGFVGVIIVNFHTDLLAFSFSFTGEGFVIIAALVFSVTALYAKRLTATIDVLIITGVSLFVGGLVLTLLGLLLGGRVTHFTLESTSNLIYLALLSSVAFCLWNMLLKYNKVGRVSVYNFLIPVFGALLSALFLGGKRFLN